A stretch of the Phoenix dactylifera cultivar Barhee BC4 unplaced genomic scaffold, palm_55x_up_171113_PBpolish2nd_filt_p 000664F, whole genome shotgun sequence genome encodes the following:
- the LOC103720318 gene encoding 2,3-bisphosphoglycerate-dependent phosphoglycerate mutase 2-like, whose product MAVTTFHQATGSIHTHGCRSSFGFQNGIRNYSVNMVSKGFGVDARLIARGNCCSGSCRLSVTRASSSHSSVADPVQIPSKNNSSDSKKKPHETALILIRHGESLWNEKNLFTGCVDVPLTQKGVEEAIEAGKRICNIPVDMIYTSSLIRAQMTAMLAMTQHRRKKVPIITHSESEQAQRWSQISSEETKKQSIPVIAAWQLNERMYGELQGLNKQETADRFGKEKVHEWRRSYDIPPPNGESLEMCAQRAVAYFEEQIEPQLLSGKNVMISAHGNSLRSIIMYLDKLTSQEVISLELSTGIPMLYIFRDGKFIRRGSPVGPSAAGVYAYTKSLALYRQKLDEMFH is encoded by the exons ATGGCTGTCACTACATTTCATCAGGCCACTGGGTCCATCCACACCCATGGGTGTCGCAGCAGCTTTGGCTTTCAGAATGGAATTAGAAATTATTCAGTGAATATGGTTTCTAAGGGTTTTGGTGTTGATGCACGGCTTATTGCAAGGGGAAATTGTTGCTCTGGGAGCTGCAGATTAAGTGTAACACGTGCATCAAGCTCACATTCTTCCGTAGCTGATCCAGTTCAAATACCATCAAAGAATAATTCTAGtgactcaaagaaaaaaccaC ATGAAACTGCGCTTATATTGATTCGGCATGGTGAGTCTTTGTGGAATGAGAAAAATTTGTTTACTGGATGTGTTGATGTACCCTTGACCCAAAAAGGCGTGGAGGAGGCAATTGAAGCTGGTAAAAGGATATGCAACATACCTGTGGACATGATCTATACTTCTTCTTTGATTCGTGCTCAAATGACTGCCATGCTCGCCATGACACAGCATCGCCGGAAGAAG GTTCCAATCATCACGCACAGTGAGAGTGAACAGGCCCAGAGATGGAGTCAGATTTCTAGtgaagaaacaaagaaacaatCTATTCCAGTGATAGCAGCTTGGCAATTGAATGAACGAAT GTACGGTGAATTACAGGGTCTCAACAAGCAAGAAACAGCAGATCGATTTGGGAAAGAGAAAGTTCACGAATGGCGTCGCAGTTATGACATCCCTCCCCCAAATGGAGAGAGTTTGGAGATGTGTGCCCAGAGGGCTGTTGCTTATTTCGAAGAACAG ATTGAACCCCAACTTTTGAGTGGAAAAAATGTGATGATTTCTGCGCATGGAAATTCACTAAGGTCTATTATTATGTACCTTGACAAGCTTACTTCTCAAGAG GTAATCAGCCTTGAGTTGTCAACTGGCATTCCTATGCTCTATATTTTCAGAGATGGCAAATTCATCAGGAGAGGGAGTCCTGTAGGACCTTCTGCGGCTGGTGTTTATGCTTATACAAAG AGCTTGGCTCTTTACAGGCAGAAGCTAGATGAGATGTTCCACTGA